The following proteins are co-located in the Rhodothermales bacterium genome:
- a CDS encoding YCF48-related protein: MKTLCVLVCLSFFAFPSRVQAQYGWQWLNPNPQGSDLLAVDRVDDEVAVAVGAFGTIQRTTDAGATWTEVPSGTTRWLRGVDFADADHGMAVGDLGTALYTEDGGVSWSDRSPSGLGFNIFSRVVMIDASTAVAVGSNGGIVRTEDGGQNWTQQSAGTTNYFYDVDFVDADHGMAVGQSGAIYATTDGGATWTFQQSNTAATLNAIDLIDAQTATTAGFTGIIRRTTDGGATWTSQTSGTSGAVLGIAFSDALNGVAVGLGIVCGNVLRTTDGGATWVIPAGENCGRQSLSDVAFAGDGSAMAVGGLGTVAYAGSVDAGWTELSAGPYDFYYDTHWSDAQHGVVAGAGGKILRTADGGATWTPQTGFNLGTVFALSFVDANTGTAVGQSGVIYRTTDGGATWAVQPSGLVTIQFQDVDFTDANTGTIVGTGGKILRTTNGGASWAEQVSGGIQTLNGVDFVDANVGTIVGSTVSQEATILRTTDGGATWTPQSNGTNWTLHAVSFVDADHGWAAGENGTILHTDDGGATWEAQPSGSPQSLYRIQFVDLDNGIAVGRLGTLLRTVDGGQSWRAQVSRTSQVLRGISMIDADRAGIVGEFGSILYTASAGEPVPVAVEDPAPAPVSAALAQNYPNPFGASTQIPFTLQTAGPVSLRIYDILGREVSRLVDGVLPAGRHEATWDATGLAAGVYLARLDTPDGSRTIRLARVR; encoded by the coding sequence ATGAAGACCCTTTGTGTGCTGGTTTGCCTGTCTTTTTTTGCCTTTCCCTCACGTGTCCAGGCCCAGTACGGCTGGCAGTGGCTCAACCCCAATCCCCAGGGGAGCGACCTCCTCGCGGTGGATCGAGTCGATGACGAAGTCGCGGTAGCCGTCGGCGCGTTCGGAACGATCCAGCGGACGACCGACGCCGGCGCGACGTGGACGGAGGTCCCATCCGGCACGACGAGGTGGCTGCGCGGTGTCGACTTCGCCGATGCCGATCACGGCATGGCGGTTGGGGATCTGGGGACCGCGTTGTATACCGAGGACGGCGGCGTGTCCTGGAGCGATCGCTCCCCGAGCGGGCTGGGCTTCAACATCTTCTCCCGTGTCGTCATGATCGACGCATCCACCGCCGTCGCGGTGGGCTCTAACGGCGGCATCGTGCGCACTGAGGACGGCGGGCAGAACTGGACCCAGCAATCCGCCGGCACCACGAACTATTTTTACGATGTCGATTTCGTCGATGCGGACCACGGCATGGCCGTCGGGCAGAGCGGCGCCATCTATGCGACGACGGACGGCGGCGCGACGTGGACGTTTCAGCAGAGCAACACGGCGGCCACCCTCAACGCCATCGACCTGATCGACGCGCAGACGGCCACCACGGCCGGCTTCACGGGCATCATCCGCCGCACGACGGACGGCGGGGCGACGTGGACGTCGCAGACGAGCGGCACCTCGGGCGCCGTGCTGGGCATCGCGTTTTCCGACGCCCTCAACGGCGTCGCGGTGGGGCTGGGCATCGTCTGCGGGAACGTGCTCCGGACGACCGACGGCGGCGCGACCTGGGTCATCCCGGCCGGCGAAAATTGCGGGCGGCAGTCGCTCTCCGATGTCGCCTTTGCCGGCGACGGCTCGGCGATGGCCGTGGGCGGGCTCGGCACGGTCGCCTACGCCGGCAGCGTGGACGCCGGCTGGACCGAGCTGTCCGCCGGCCCGTACGATTTTTATTACGACACGCACTGGAGCGACGCGCAGCACGGCGTCGTCGCCGGCGCCGGCGGGAAAATCCTCCGTACGGCCGACGGCGGAGCGACGTGGACACCCCAGACGGGCTTTAACCTCGGCACCGTCTTCGCCCTGTCCTTCGTCGATGCGAACACCGGCACGGCCGTCGGCCAGAGCGGCGTCATCTACCGCACGACGGACGGCGGCGCGACCTGGGCGGTGCAGCCGAGCGGACTCGTCACGATCCAGTTTCAGGATGTCGACTTCACGGACGCGAACACCGGCACGATCGTGGGCACCGGCGGCAAGATCTTGCGGACCACGAACGGGGGAGCGAGCTGGGCGGAGCAGGTGAGCGGGGGGATCCAGACGCTCAACGGGGTCGACTTCGTCGATGCCAACGTGGGCACCATCGTCGGGTCCACCGTCTCGCAGGAGGCGACGATCCTCCGCACGACGGACGGCGGGGCCACCTGGACGCCGCAGTCGAACGGGACCAACTGGACGCTCCATGCCGTCTCCTTCGTGGACGCGGATCACGGCTGGGCCGCCGGCGAAAACGGAACGATCCTGCACACCGACGACGGCGGGGCGACGTGGGAAGCCCAGCCGAGCGGCTCGCCCCAGTCGCTCTACCGGATCCAGTTCGTGGACCTCGACAACGGCATCGCCGTCGGCCGGCTCGGGACGCTGCTGCGCACGGTCGATGGCGGCCAGAGCTGGCGTGCGCAGGTCAGCCGCACGTCGCAGGTCCTGCGCGGCATTTCGATGATCGATGCAGACCGGGCTGGCATCGTCGGGGAATTCGGGTCGATCCTCTACACGGCCTCCGCCGGCGAGCCGGTGCCCGTCGCCGTCGAGGATCCGGCGCCGGCGCCCGTGTCCGCCGCGCTGGCGCAGAATTACCCGAACCCATTCGGGGCGAGCACGCAGATTCCCTTCACCCTGCAGACCGCCGGCCCGGTCTCGCTCCGGATCTACGACATCCTCGGGCGGGAAGTGAGCCGGCTCGTCGACGGCGTGCTGCCGGCCGGCCGGCATGAGGCAACCTGGGATGCCACCGGCCTCGCCGCCGGCGTGTACCTGGCGCGCCTCGACACACCGGATGGCAGCCGAACGATCCGGCTCGCCCGCGTTCGGTAA
- a CDS encoding polysaccharide deacetylase family protein, whose product MSRALLILLIFLADIACAQPAPRLIVRGDDMGYAHAGNEAIVKSYTDGIMTSVEVIVPSPWFPEAVRMLADHPDLDVGVHLAITSEWDNMKWRPMTAAPGLRDADGYFRPMIYPNKNYPGGALTENEWSIEELEQEFRAQIETAMRHIPGVSHVSGHMGSTGIREDVAAMVRRICAEYGIAIFPEDMGVERASYVGPHKTFDEKIAGFTAMLEGLEAGKTYLFVDHPGLDTPELRAIHHIGYDDVAIDRQGVTDLFTDPRIRETIQRRGIQLIGYDDLK is encoded by the coding sequence ATGTCCCGCGCGCTCCTTATCCTCCTGATTTTTCTGGCCGACATCGCCTGCGCCCAGCCGGCGCCGCGCCTCATCGTCCGCGGCGACGACATGGGCTACGCCCACGCCGGCAACGAGGCGATCGTCAAGAGCTACACGGATGGGATCATGACGTCCGTGGAGGTCATCGTGCCGTCGCCCTGGTTTCCGGAGGCGGTCCGGATGCTGGCCGATCATCCCGACCTCGACGTGGGCGTCCATCTCGCCATCACGAGCGAATGGGACAACATGAAATGGCGCCCGATGACCGCGGCGCCCGGCCTGCGCGACGCGGACGGGTACTTCCGCCCCATGATCTATCCCAATAAAAATTACCCGGGCGGCGCCCTGACGGAAAACGAGTGGAGTATTGAGGAGCTGGAGCAGGAATTCCGGGCTCAGATCGAGACGGCGATGCGGCACATTCCCGGCGTCAGCCACGTGTCCGGGCACATGGGCAGCACCGGCATCCGGGAGGATGTGGCGGCGATGGTCCGGCGGATCTGCGCGGAATACGGCATCGCCATCTTCCCGGAAGACATGGGTGTCGAGCGGGCGAGTTACGTGGGCCCTCACAAAACGTTCGACGAAAAGATCGCCGGCTTCACGGCGATGCTCGAGGGACTCGAAGCCGGCAAAACCTATCTGTTCGTGGATCACCCGGGTCTCGACACGCCCGAACTGCGCGCCATCCACCACATCGGCTACGATGATGTGGCCATCGACCGCCAGGGCGTCACCGACCTGTTTACCGATCCGCGCATCCGCGAAACGATCCAGCGTAGAGGAATCCAGCTCATCGGGTACGACGACCTGAAATAA
- a CDS encoding DUF2164 domain-containing protein, with the protein MAIELPREQREEAIASIMTYARDNFPEPIGSLAADALLNFFLEDIGPCIYNQAVADVQERLQAYTAEIDVALHQQPFTYWARQAQRRRGR; encoded by the coding sequence ATGGCCATCGAATTGCCGCGCGAACAGCGCGAGGAAGCAATCGCTTCCATCATGACCTATGCCCGGGACAACTTTCCCGAACCGATCGGCAGCCTCGCCGCCGATGCGCTGCTGAACTTTTTTCTGGAAGATATCGGCCCGTGCATCTACAACCAGGCGGTAGCCGACGTCCAGGAACGCCTGCAGGCCTACACAGCTGAAATCGATGTGGCCTTGCATCAACAACCGTTCACCTACTGGGCCCGGCAGGCCCAGCGGAGGCGGGGGCGATGA
- the lspA gene encoding signal peptidase II, translating into MLQSRWTRYLLIAVVLTTSVGCDQATKYMAREQLQHQPMVSLLGDTVRLFYTQNPGIAMSIGAEWSDTGRFLLTVVLAGILLLGVLVGVLIKTPASPVALLGYSIILGGGVSNLLDRLLREHGVVDFMMLKLGFFNTAVFNVADMLILGGVALLGWHHYRAGRPHAPLAAPEH; encoded by the coding sequence ATGCTTCAATCCAGATGGACCCGCTACCTGCTCATCGCCGTCGTGCTGACCACCTCGGTCGGCTGTGACCAGGCGACGAAATACATGGCGCGCGAGCAGCTGCAGCATCAGCCGATGGTGTCCTTGCTGGGCGATACCGTGCGGCTGTTCTACACGCAGAACCCGGGCATCGCGATGAGCATCGGGGCGGAATGGTCGGACACCGGCCGGTTTCTGCTTACCGTCGTGCTCGCCGGCATCCTGTTGCTCGGCGTGCTGGTGGGCGTGCTGATCAAGACGCCGGCGTCGCCCGTGGCGCTGCTCGGGTATAGCATTATCCTGGGCGGCGGCGTGAGCAACCTGCTCGATCGGCTCCTGCGGGAGCACGGCGTCGTCGATTTCATGATGCTCAAGCTGGGATTTTTTAATACCGCCGTCTTTAACGTGGCGGACATGCTCATCCTGGGCGGCGTGGCCCTGCTGGGCTGGCATCACTACCGCGCCGGCCGGCCCCACGCGCCGCTGGCGGCCCCTGAACACTGA
- a CDS encoding sugar phosphate isomerase/epimerase family protein: MSSRRQFLHTAALAGAAAVAPLTPQAPAESRPTRFGVSTYSFWRFNGPREDYPIETCIDQAAEMGFDGVELLLMQMASEENRYLQNIKRRAFSHGIDLMGFSTHQGFLYPDPVKRQDEVNKTIHQIELAYKLGIPTMRLNTGRWGTSASFDALMANRGIEPALEGYTEEDGFSWVIEAIEKCLPTAETCGVVLGLENHWGLGRTPEGVLRIVKAIDSPWLQVTMDTGNFLEDPYDKLEMLAPYTALVQAKTYFGGGKWYSLELDYMRIARMLKNHGYAGYVSLEFEGNEHESTAIPKSLSLLRKAFE, translated from the coding sequence ATGTCTTCCCGTCGCCAGTTCCTCCATACCGCCGCGCTCGCCGGCGCCGCCGCCGTCGCCCCGCTCACGCCGCAGGCTCCCGCCGAGTCCCGACCGACGCGCTTCGGCGTCTCTACCTACTCCTTCTGGCGCTTCAACGGCCCCAGGGAAGACTACCCGATCGAGACCTGCATTGACCAGGCGGCCGAGATGGGCTTCGACGGCGTCGAACTCCTCCTCATGCAGATGGCCTCGGAGGAAAACCGCTACCTCCAGAACATCAAGCGCCGCGCCTTTTCGCACGGGATCGATCTGATGGGATTTTCCACGCACCAGGGCTTTCTGTACCCGGATCCCGTGAAACGGCAGGATGAGGTGAACAAAACCATCCATCAGATCGAGCTGGCCTACAAGCTGGGCATCCCGACGATGCGGCTCAACACGGGCCGATGGGGGACGTCGGCCTCGTTCGACGCGCTGATGGCCAACCGGGGCATCGAGCCGGCGCTGGAAGGATACACCGAAGAGGATGGATTCAGCTGGGTGATCGAGGCGATCGAGAAATGTCTGCCGACGGCGGAGACGTGCGGCGTCGTGCTCGGGCTGGAAAACCACTGGGGCCTCGGGCGCACGCCGGAAGGCGTCCTGCGCATCGTGAAGGCCATCGACTCGCCGTGGCTCCAGGTCACGATGGATACCGGGAATTTCCTGGAGGATCCGTACGACAAGCTCGAAATGCTCGCGCCCTACACCGCCCTGGTGCAGGCCAAGACGTATTTCGGCGGGGGCAAATGGTACTCGCTCGAACTGGATTACATGCGCATTGCCCGCATGCTGAAGAATCACGGCTACGCCGGCTACGTGTCCCTGGAGTTCGAGGGGAACGAACACGAGTCGACCGCGATTCCAAAGAGCCTCTCGCTCCTGCGAAAAGCCTTCGAGTAG
- a CDS encoding tautomerase family protein: protein MAQIKIFGVRERLAPIKAALSDAIHACVVEALAYPVDKRAHRFFPLEPDEFYYPAGRTDRYTILEISLFEGRSVEAKKHLIRLLFERVQADCGIEPMDLEMTIFETPKHNWGFRGRPGDEHMLDYRVDV, encoded by the coding sequence ATGGCCCAGATCAAGATCTTCGGCGTGCGCGAGCGCCTCGCCCCCATCAAGGCCGCGTTGTCCGATGCCATCCACGCGTGCGTCGTCGAGGCGCTCGCCTACCCCGTCGACAAGCGGGCGCACCGGTTCTTTCCGCTGGAGCCCGATGAATTTTATTATCCCGCCGGCCGCACGGACCGCTACACGATCCTCGAGATCAGCCTGTTCGAGGGGCGCAGCGTCGAGGCGAAAAAACACCTCATCCGGCTGCTCTTCGAGCGGGTCCAGGCCGATTGCGGCATCGAGCCGATGGATCTGGAGATGACCATCTTTGAAACGCCGAAACACAACTGGGGCTTTCGCGGCCGGCCGGGCGACGAGCACATGCTCGATTACCGCGTCGACGTGTGA
- a CDS encoding alpha/beta hydrolase yields METLSISGASLHYAERGAGDPIVFVHGSAGDMRTWGGQLAFFASRYRAIAYSRRYHWPNAPIAEGGDYTLRQHIEDLEAVLRALDAAPAHLVGHSYGGVICLMLAARSPDLVRSIVLAEPPVLGMLVGVPPNPIELLRLAIKSPRTAAGIFKLGAFGLGPATAASRRGDMEAVLRLTGTAILGEEAFRALSPERLQQVKDNLIREELLSPGFMPRLPVDAVRSVRAPALLVGASRSPNVFACLLDELSEVLPHTRRASIPFSSHIMHEDNTPAYNQAVLSFLEQ; encoded by the coding sequence ATGGAAACGCTCTCCATTTCAGGCGCCTCCTTGCACTACGCCGAACGCGGCGCCGGCGACCCGATCGTTTTTGTCCATGGATCGGCCGGCGACATGCGGACCTGGGGCGGGCAACTGGCCTTCTTCGCGTCGCGCTACCGCGCCATCGCCTACAGCCGGCGATACCACTGGCCCAACGCCCCGATCGCCGAAGGGGGCGATTACACCTTGCGGCAACACATCGAGGATCTGGAGGCTGTGCTGCGCGCGCTCGATGCCGCGCCGGCCCATCTGGTAGGTCACTCGTACGGCGGGGTGATCTGCCTGATGCTCGCGGCGCGATCCCCGGACCTGGTGCGCTCCATCGTGCTCGCCGAGCCGCCGGTGCTCGGCATGCTCGTGGGCGTCCCCCCGAACCCGATCGAACTGCTGCGGCTCGCCATCAAAAGCCCGCGCACGGCCGCCGGCATCTTTAAACTCGGCGCGTTCGGGCTCGGGCCGGCGACTGCCGCGAGCCGGCGGGGCGACATGGAGGCCGTCCTGCGGCTGACCGGCACTGCGATCCTCGGGGAGGAAGCCTTTCGCGCCCTGTCGCCGGAACGCCTCCAGCAGGTGAAAGACAACCTGATCCGGGAGGAGCTGCTCAGCCCCGGCTTTATGCCGCGCCTGCCCGTCGACGCGGTGCGCAGCGTGCGGGCGCCGGCGCTGCTGGTGGGCGCCAGCCGGAGTCCGAACGTGTTCGCCTGTTTGCTCGACGAACTGAGCGAGGTCCTGCCGCATACGCGGCGCGCCAGCATCCCGTTTTCGTCCCACATCATGCACGAAGACAACACGCCGGCGTATAATCAGGCCGTGTTATCGTTCCTCGAACAGTGA
- a CDS encoding DinB family protein — MNRRLRRIERIRAELLDDLSRRPPDTLCVSPAPGVWSVLEIVEHLVLAEEEVLAGIDRPETLEARPRTVRNRISYLLVLLVLAFRIPVRVPSRAMSPRGERTLAQLRADWERRHGLLRAYVEKIAPNERSRPVFVHPVSGPITLPQALRLLEVHLRLHRSQITQRLRAAAT; from the coding sequence ATGAACCGACGCTTGCGCCGCATCGAGCGCATCCGGGCGGAACTGCTCGACGACCTGAGCCGGCGCCCGCCCGACACGCTGTGTGTCTCCCCGGCGCCCGGCGTGTGGTCGGTCCTCGAGATCGTCGAGCACCTCGTGCTGGCCGAAGAGGAGGTGCTGGCCGGCATCGACCGCCCGGAGACGCTCGAAGCCCGCCCCAGGACGGTCCGGAATCGGATATCCTATCTGCTCGTGCTCCTCGTCCTGGCCTTCCGGATCCCGGTTCGGGTCCCATCCCGCGCCATGAGCCCGCGCGGCGAGCGGACGCTGGCGCAGCTCCGGGCAGATTGGGAGCGCCGGCACGGCCTGTTGCGCGCCTATGTCGAAAAGATCGCGCCCAACGAGCGGTCTCGCCCGGTTTTTGTGCACCCGGTCTCCGGCCCCATCACGCTTCCGCAGGCCCTGCGCTTGCTGGAGGTGCACCTGCGCCTGCACCGCAGCCAGATCACGCAGCGTCTGCGCGCAGCCGCGACGTAA
- a CDS encoding serine hydrolase, with protein MRLILVLGFLTVFSGAVRAQDYVPPAGAWEHRAPAAVGMNAARLEAAIALAREAESTAPRDLLEAHYRTFAREPFGEAIGPFKERGPQTGIVIRHGYIVAEWGEPERVDLTFSVAKSFLSTVVGLAWADGLIRDIDDPVGPYLPPLLLPPGDGEPGMESGTGFGARRPVYLFSSEHNRLITWNHMLRQVSDWEGTLWGKPDWSDRPASDPDAWRGADRPPPGTRYEYNDTRVNLLALAATLVHRRPLQQVLLDRVMRPIGASGTWQWHGYENSWILLDGLNVQVPSGGSHWGGGMFINAYDQARFGLLTLRRYRWGDREILPEAWWERATTPTESESGYGFMNFFLNADLQRLPSAPASAWVHIGAGTNMIYCDPENDLVVVARWIEGAAMDAFVAGVLAALE; from the coding sequence ATGCGACTCATCCTGGTACTGGGTTTCCTGACGGTCTTTTCTGGTGCGGTCCGCGCGCAGGACTACGTCCCGCCGGCAGGCGCCTGGGAGCACCGCGCGCCGGCGGCCGTCGGGATGAACGCGGCGCGGCTTGAGGCGGCCATCGCCCTGGCGCGGGAGGCGGAGTCGACCGCCCCGCGCGACCTGCTCGAGGCCCACTACCGCACCTTCGCCCGTGAGCCTTTCGGCGAAGCGATCGGGCCGTTCAAGGAGCGTGGTCCGCAGACGGGCATCGTCATCCGGCACGGGTACATCGTCGCCGAATGGGGCGAGCCGGAACGGGTCGACCTCACGTTCAGCGTCGCCAAGAGCTTTCTGTCCACCGTGGTGGGGCTCGCCTGGGCCGATGGGCTGATACGGGACATCGACGACCCCGTCGGGCCCTACCTGCCGCCCCTCCTGCTCCCGCCGGGCGACGGCGAACCGGGCATGGAATCGGGCACCGGGTTCGGGGCGCGCCGGCCGGTCTATCTTTTTTCATCGGAACACAACCGCCTCATCACCTGGAATCACATGCTGCGCCAGGTCAGCGACTGGGAAGGCACGCTGTGGGGCAAGCCCGACTGGTCGGACCGCCCCGCCAGCGATCCGGACGCATGGCGCGGCGCCGACCGGCCTCCGCCGGGGACGCGCTACGAATACAACGACACGCGCGTCAACCTGCTCGCCCTCGCCGCCACGCTGGTGCACCGCCGGCCACTCCAGCAGGTGCTGCTCGACCGCGTGATGCGCCCCATCGGCGCCTCCGGCACCTGGCAGTGGCATGGCTACGAAAATTCCTGGATCCTGCTGGACGGGCTGAACGTGCAGGTGCCGAGCGGCGGAAGCCACTGGGGCGGCGGGATGTTTATCAACGCGTATGATCAGGCCCGCTTCGGGCTCCTGACGCTTCGGCGCTACCGCTGGGGCGACCGGGAGATCCTCCCGGAAGCCTGGTGGGAACGCGCCACGACCCCCACCGAATCCGAGTCGGGGTACGGCTTCATGAACTTCTTTCTCAACGCCGACCTCCAGCGGCTGCCGAGCGCGCCGGCTTCGGCCTGGGTGCATATCGGAGCCGGCACGAACATGATCTACTGCGACCCGGAGAACGACCTCGTCGTGGTCGCCCGCTGGATCGAGGGCGCGGCGATGGACGCCTTTGTGGCCGGCGTGCTCGCGGCGCTGGAATAA
- a CDS encoding HAD family phosphatase, whose protein sequence is MPVPRLADLDAVIFDMDGVIIDSEPLHERTATMVFSAHGMTIPPDLFEQFKGRTDRQIVRYMIANHAPGPLDEDALLEERRALYASIIDELNPIPDVLPFIDTLSRSHRLALATSAGRPNQRLAFDKFRLDAYFEVVITADDITRHKPDPEPYLVTAERLGVEPARCLVFEDSVNGVRSALDAGCQVIAITTTSSAEALRATGVAHVAAGFAEIRGWLMP, encoded by the coding sequence ATGCCCGTACCTCGCCTCGCCGACCTGGACGCCGTCATCTTCGATATGGACGGTGTGATCATCGACTCGGAGCCGCTGCACGAACGGACGGCGACGATGGTTTTCTCCGCGCACGGCATGACGATCCCTCCGGACCTCTTCGAGCAGTTCAAGGGGCGGACGGATCGGCAGATCGTGCGCTATATGATCGCCAACCACGCCCCGGGGCCGCTCGACGAGGACGCCCTGCTCGAAGAGCGGCGCGCGCTGTACGCGTCCATCATCGACGAGCTGAATCCGATACCGGATGTCCTCCCCTTCATCGACACCCTGTCGCGGAGCCACCGGCTGGCGCTGGCGACGTCCGCCGGCCGGCCGAACCAGCGGCTGGCGTTTGATAAATTCAGGCTGGACGCGTATTTCGAGGTCGTGATCACGGCGGACGACATCACGCGGCACAAGCCGGATCCGGAGCCGTACCTCGTGACAGCCGAGCGGCTCGGTGTCGAGCCGGCCCGATGCCTCGTCTTCGAGGACTCGGTAAACGGGGTGCGATCCGCCCTCGACGCCGGCTGCCAGGTCATTGCCATCACGACCACCTCGAGCGCCGAGGCGCTGCGCGCCACCGGCGTCGCCCACGTGGCCGCCGGGTTTGCGGAGATACGCGGTTGGCTGATGCCGTGA
- a CDS encoding MFS transporter: MPRVLTFLVISGTFVAMGALYGIQPLLPLLGRAFQVSETASASLITWSLIAMSVGPLISGWAMQHMAPRRLLRLCLLLLGLSELVFATGAAFWVLKLIRLVEGLLISGLLAATMTYITLVSTHVRQTMGYYVASSVAGGLCGRIVAGYISQAIAWPAYFVLLGTVTVLVGLLTSRLPAEPARNLDLPRRGSLHGYLDTLRHPRLLRMYGIVFAGFFAMTGILNYMPFRLESLDHSIGEGRISLYYLGFLVGLVISSNAPRVSEWLGGVWPTVVTSLLVMVAGALIASLPAVAALFVAVTMITSGFFLMHAVIAASVSDGTGIDPATVNGMYIAIYYIGGAAGSYLPGLVFVHAGWPAFLVLLGTLLVTGLLLTLSVRSRLAGA, from the coding sequence ATGCCGCGTGTCCTTACGTTTCTGGTGATTTCTGGGACCTTCGTGGCCATGGGGGCGCTGTATGGCATTCAGCCGTTACTGCCTCTGCTCGGGAGGGCGTTTCAGGTCTCGGAGACCGCGTCGGCCTCGCTGATCACGTGGAGCTTGATCGCGATGAGCGTGGGGCCGCTGATTTCCGGGTGGGCGATGCAGCACATGGCGCCGCGCCGGCTGCTGCGGCTTTGCCTGCTGCTGCTCGGGCTCAGTGAACTCGTCTTTGCGACCGGCGCGGCCTTCTGGGTGCTGAAGCTCATCCGCCTCGTCGAAGGGTTGCTCATCTCCGGGTTGCTGGCCGCGACCATGACGTATATCACCCTCGTGTCGACCCATGTCCGGCAGACGATGGGGTATTATGTGGCCTCGTCCGTCGCGGGCGGTCTGTGCGGGCGGATCGTCGCCGGCTACATCTCCCAGGCCATTGCGTGGCCGGCGTATTTCGTGCTGCTCGGGACGGTGACCGTGCTGGTCGGCCTGCTCACGAGCCGGCTGCCGGCGGAGCCGGCGAGAAACCTGGACCTTCCGCGGCGCGGCTCCCTGCACGGATACCTGGATACGCTGCGGCACCCGAGGCTGCTGCGGATGTACGGGATCGTCTTCGCCGGCTTTTTCGCCATGACGGGTATCCTCAATTACATGCCGTTCCGGCTGGAATCCCTCGATCATTCGATCGGCGAAGGGCGCATCTCGCTGTATTATCTGGGGTTTCTGGTCGGCCTCGTCATTTCCAGCAATGCCCCGCGCGTCTCCGAATGGCTTGGCGGCGTCTGGCCGACGGTCGTGACCAGCCTCCTCGTCATGGTCGCCGGCGCGTTGATCGCTTCGTTGCCGGCCGTGGCGGCGCTGTTTGTGGCTGTCACGATGATTACCTCGGGGTTTTTCCTGATGCACGCCGTAATCGCCGCATCGGTGAGCGACGGCACCGGGATCGATCCGGCCACGGTCAACGGGATGTACATCGCGATTTATTACATCGGCGGCGCGGCCGGGTCGTATCTGCCCGGCCTCGTGTTCGTCCACGCCGGCTGGCCCGCCTTCCTCGTCCTGCTGGGTACGCTGCTCGTCACGGGCCTTCTGCTGACCCTCTCGGTCCGCAGTCGCCTCGCCGGCGCCTGA